Proteins encoded by one window of Nitrospirota bacterium:
- a CDS encoding phosphatidate cytidylyltransferase: MRVVTALILIPLIYIVVRYFPPLFFLIFVALWVLIGQYEFYKFYFKKSSIFPFLGFIFGAMILYSFYPDGYLYDMKDVVITAIVILCLSCFVFFKANIHDSVTAVSVIIFGVLYVAWPLAHFIPLRGLLNGYNLVFFILIVTWGVDTGAYYTGRHLGRHKLSPDISPGKTVEGAIGGVLSCILSALFARWLVLPELSFNNAVFMGIVFGVISQIGDLSESMLKRGAGVKDSGSLLPAHGGILDRVDSVIFTLPVFYYYIIYFVPEIAMGSG; the protein is encoded by the coding sequence ATGAGAGTTGTAACTGCGTTAATCCTTATTCCCCTTATATATATTGTGGTCAGGTATTTTCCGCCCCTCTTTTTCCTTATTTTTGTTGCCTTATGGGTCTTGATCGGCCAGTATGAGTTCTATAAATTCTACTTCAAGAAGTCCAGTATCTTTCCATTCTTAGGTTTTATCTTCGGGGCAATGATTCTCTACTCATTTTATCCTGACGGCTATCTGTATGATATGAAAGATGTCGTTATAACTGCTATAGTTATCCTCTGTTTAAGTTGTTTTGTTTTTTTCAAGGCAAATATTCATGATTCTGTTACAGCGGTTTCTGTGATAATATTCGGTGTATTGTACGTTGCCTGGCCTCTTGCGCATTTTATTCCATTACGCGGCCTGTTGAATGGATATAATCTTGTTTTTTTTATTTTGATTGTTACGTGGGGTGTAGATACAGGAGCGTATTATACTGGAAGACATTTAGGCAGGCACAAACTATCACCTGACATCAGTCCTGGTAAGACCGTTGAGGGGGCAATCGGGGGTGTTCTCTCATGTATCCTGTCCGCACTGTTTGCAAGATGGTTAGTCCTGCCTGAGTTGTCATTCAATAATGCTGTATTTATGGGGATAGTTTTTGGCGTGATCAGCCAGATAGGAGACCTGTCTGAATCCATGTTGAAGCGGGGAGCCGGGGTCAAAGATTCAGGTTCGTTACTTCCTGCTCACGGCGGTATCCTTGACAGGGTAGACAGTGTTATTTTTACTCTTCCGGTATTTTATTATTATATAATATATTTTGTACCTGAAATTGCGATGGGTTCCGGATAG